Within the Vigna angularis cultivar LongXiaoDou No.4 chromosome 10, ASM1680809v1, whole genome shotgun sequence genome, the region TGGAGGAATTTTTTAGATTTCGAACATTCCTATTAATCCATTAAATATTCTAGTAAAAGCATTACCATATGAGATTGGACCAATAGCTTAGCAACTTGTTCATCTTTGGTATCTCTAATACCCATTCTTAAATATATCtcttataatattattgttgtCACGTATTGCTGCATGCACTGCCGAATGCATTTTTGTTCTGCGCCAATGTAATTCACCCAAAAAGTAGATTCCCACGAGATCGATTAGTATCAAAGATATATTCTTATATTCTCTATTGCATGAAACAGGAACGGAAGACAAATCTATAGATTCTTGGATCTGCTTGTATCTTTCATTGCCGTCCACATACGAGCTATGATTTTGATGCATTGGGATCTTCAACTTTGCAAAGGGAATCTAACtgcaagttttttttttatcttggttATTAAACTTCAACTCAGTGAAATATAGAAAACTGTTTAATGTGATGATTGAAACATTTACATAACTTGAATTcgaacataaatgtttattagaAACATGATTCGACCAACTCCTTCATACCATGATGTCTAGTGGTTAGTAGTTAGGCACGCATGCAGATTTCTATTTCCATACAAACAAATGAGACATGGCGcctacatatatatacacacatgaAAGCCTTCACTTGTGAGTTGAAAAAGTTGCCATTTGTACCAAAATTTACACTAGCAAGAAAgcgacacacacacacaaacaaatgtttaattttcatacatcatctacgaataaataatattattaatgatgatgatggtaaTAAGAAACAGAAGAATCTCTTTCTCTCACAGATAAGCATGGAAGCGCTTTCAAATGATTAAACCAAATACCCTTTTCACGTTCACCTCTTTTTTTCAACCCTTCCATCTTTCCCTTTCTCCTGGGACTGCGCCTTCAATCACAAACCACAAGTCTCCCTTTTAGGTTCTTCTTGCTCTTTTCTTTGCCCCAGATTCGCTTAAAAAATTGTTCTTGATGTTGTAGGAAGGCTTGTGTTAATGAAAGTGATACCCATTTTTCTTTGCAGTTTGGTTGGTTACTATTTAGTTTTTACTAATCCTGCCTTGGAAATTTATCATGAGAGAAGTGGAAGAGTTATGATCTGCTGAGGATTTGGCTTGTGTTTGTGAGAAACCAAGTTTGTGGGTATTAGAAGTAGAGACCTTAGACGTGTTGTTTTTTGTGCTGTGTAGGCATGAATTTGCTTCCCCCACTTTCTGGCTTTGACTTTGTCGGTGAAAAGTTTCCAGCTTTTAACTTGGTGATGCATACAGGGTAGTTTGTTTCTCAGTTAGAAAACACTTCCTCTGTAGGAATTGGACTTTCATCTTACATAACTCTTGAAATTGTGAAACTTGATCACTATGTATCATTACTGTAGGGCTTGGTTGTTGTGAATCCTTGCAAAACCAAGTTTATCTCTCATTGTATGTGgcttttgtttccttttaactTTTCATGTGTAGTGGAACAACTTGTAGATTTCTATTTTCTTCAATCAGTTGCTTCCTGATGCTGCTCTGACTTGTCAATTGCTTATTACCACTGCTTGTGTTGAACTTGATTGAAATATAGATTGTGGCTTGTGAGCATGTCGACTCCTGCAAGAAAGAGGCTCATGAGGGATTTTAAAAGAGTGCAACAAGATCCTCCAGCTGGCATCAGTGGGGCTCCCCATGAGAATAATATTATGCTTTGGAATGCAGTTATATTTGGGTATGTTAAGACTCCTTATAAGGGTTTGTtcctttttctggttttggattGTGGTCTAATTATGCTTTCCTTCTTGTTTCTCTAGACCAGACGACACCCCTTGGGATGGAGGTACATCTTCAACCTTAATTACTCACAGAAAACTTTATATTGCTTTTGATGTTCATTGGTTAAGATTAACAAACATCCCAAAATATGATTAATCCTGCTGCATATGTGACTAAAGTTTCACAGACTATGAATATCAGTTGTGATTTAGTTTGGTTACACCAGCTCAGTGAGTCTTTTATCTGATCTAATTTCCTTGCCTTTCAGGAACATTTAAGTTAACACTTCAGTTCACAGAGGAATATCCTAATAAACCACCTGTGGTGCGCTTTGTTTCTCAAATGTTTCATCCAAACAGTGAGTAGGAAACTAGAACttgttttcttgtttctctttttGAGCCAACATATACTAAACCCTGCAGTAACAATGGAGTTGAAATGACAAACACTTGAACATGGATAAGATATTTACTTAAATTAGCTTACATAATTGTTCCAAGTGGTTGTGTTTGTTCTTCACAGATATTTTATCAAGAGTTTGCctcttttttttccaatggatTTCAGTGAATATGTAAGGAAACAGGTAGTATTTGCTGTTAACTTCAGTAGTTCCAGTTCTGATCTCCTTTCCCTTGTCAAATGTAGTTTATGCAGATGGAAGCATATGTTTGGACATTTTGCAAAATCAATGGAGTCCAATTTATGATGTAGCTGCAATACTTACCTCAATTCAGGTCACAATGATTCTCTACTTTTAAGACTATTTATGTTGAGATTGATTTGATTGTATCCATCCCCAAACCTGCACTTTCTTCTAATATCAGTGATTTATTTATGTCATTGTAATACTTGTAAGACTATTTATCTGTCAGTTTATGTCTTACAGTTATGTATTCTTTCCAtttatctcttttcttcttGTAATTAAGAATATTAGAAGTGGAAAAGGTTCAATTGCAACTAACTATATAGTAAtcacagattttttttttcttcttaacaAGAAAATTGTTGCAGTTGGCTTGCttctagaaaacaaaatatagtcCTTTTCATAAATTTCCATTCTTCACTTTTGCAAGAGAATTATTGCATTTATCTTAGTGGTATCACTGTTTTCTTTatgataagataaaaaaaaaaggtttagaTATCCTCCAAAAGCCTAAGTAAACAAGAAAAACACTTGACTAATTAGTAAGTGTTCTTATCACACCTAATAGTTCCACGTCGTTTAAGAACAATGTAAATACGCATTTCACCTTTCAAGATGTCAATGTTATGATTCTAAGTTCATCGAATAACATTCTTAAGATCAATTACCGTACATCTGagatattgtttattttgaagaCTAAAACTCCGTCATGATTTTGTCCTTGAAAACCTTTCTATGGTTATTATTGGGTATGGTAGGAACAATAAGAAGAATGTAAATGTTGTATGTGCTTTTTCTCTTAATACTTATGCCAAGTTGATTTTCTTGTTGCAGTCTTTGCTTTGTGATCCAAACCCAAACTCTCCAGCAAATTCAGAAGCTGCAAGGATGTTTAGTGAAAACAAACGTGATTACAACAGAAGAGTACGAGATATTGTTGAGCAGAGTTGGAGTGCTGATTAGTTGATTATCTTGGGGCTTCTGTTGCTGTTAAAAGGTTGTTGAAGGATCTGATTGAATGACCATTTATGTACTTAAAAGAACAGTTGTGTTTTGTAGTCCGTGGTAATGTTTTTCTTCAAACTTATATGAATGGATGTTCCACCTATGATCTCTATGTTGTGCAGAATCATGCTTTGTTCAATAATTTGTTTCATCATTATTATAATGAAGTTTATGATGTAGGATAACACCATGATCTAAGCAAAAACCTTTACATAAATGTTTAAGGGAGCAGGGAATTGATTGTAGGAACCTAAACAAAAGTTTGATACGGACACTTCAactatattagaaaataaaaagttattttattgataactCATCATACCTACCTGTAACTATCAAACtctttaaaataagaaatttaaaatatgctAAAAATGAATACATATTATCTGTTGTtactatattaaatttttatatatagtttgaatttttttaattataaaacaatcGAGCTCCACTCATATCGTATACATATTATCTATTGTTACtctacttttaatatttttccatcttACATATGCTTAACATTTCCACTCGGTtgttcaaaatcaaatcaactaaaattaaaaaatttaatagaaaaataaattaaagatatgAATAGTTTTTGGGTGTCTTTTTAAACAATGCAATTCGTTTTGAGATTAAAAACTATCTAAAACTAATAATTGTATATTGTacattatatttactttttctatattttatcattttcaaatcatatttgtttttttaaaagatataattagattttatatatcaattaaatgttattatactttattttatattggatgtatattgtaatatttgtgaaatcaaaattactttttatgttCCTATAGTAAATATTGTAGttgaatttttaagttttatttatttatttttatttaatttagtaccaaattagttaattattccattatgaattattaaatagttattcaataaataaaattattttagtactgaaaaaattaaatttacccAAACTAAAATTTAAAGGTTTGGTTAACTTCAACCAAACTAAATCTATCACGTAATTGTTTTGTATTAAGAAATTTGTTTGGCTGAGTTTGGATTTGGGAAGTTGAAAGGGCGAGGTTGCTACATACATTATACGAACATCATACATTctttaatagtattttttttaggttatttCAAATTGATAATATGCTCTTGTTTGGCATTCAACTTTTtggtttagttttaaatttacaTTAGAAGTTACTTGatctctaatttatttttaagtttgaagtttaacttaattttatataatcaattCATAAGATAATAATTCTTCTTACTTTAACTCTAATCGGTATATAATCTTTGTAGGgtgataatattaattttatatatccttccattatattttaaaatttattaaacttatttcaaaaaaataaattaatttgatgttgaacgttataatatataaatgaggtgcaaACTTCACTTTACAAGTCTGTTTTGTGatgttgagttaggcttaaaactcacttcttaatatggtatGAGAGTCAGGTtggagcctatcctagcgagatcTATATGAGCATTCTGTTCCACCTCGTTGTCAGGCCGTTACCACCCATTAATTCTACTTTCACGCTCGAGATGTTTATACCTCAGCGTGAAAggagtgtgttggaagtctcacatcgactacaTATAAGACCAAactggttttgtggggttgagttaggcttaaagctCACTTATTAATATTTGGAATATTACTAAGATgttaaaatatgtgaaaaaaattatagttcaTAAATCttcaattaaaaaactttaataaatttcttCTCTAGACTaatactataattttaaaaggCAATTAAGATATATTTGACCCCTAACTAATATCTCTTGCATGAtgttaaaaatcattatatttgtaaaagtaTACATTGAACGCATGTAATATGGGTATTTTGCTTAATATGATTTGTTTCATATTGTACCATTACTTGAATTTGaacttcaaattacttaattacaagtcggttttgtaggattgagttaCTTATTAATATTTGGAATATTACTAAGATgttaaaatatgtgaaaaaaaattctagTTTATAAATCTTCAATTAAAAAACTTCAATAAATTTCTTCTCTAGACtaatactaaaattttaaaaggcaaTTAAGATATATTTGACCCCTAACTAATATCTCTTGCATGATGTTatatatactaataatttttcaaacatCATTATATTTGTAAAGGTATACATTGAACGCGTGTAATATGGGCACTTTGCTTAATCTAATTTGTTTCATACTTTAACATTACTTGAATTTGAACTTCAAAtcacttaattacaaattactataaatattgtCATTCAATATTGAAATATAGTAATAGCCTTATGtctaaattaagaaaacaattcgataatttaattaaaaatgattatgGAACCATTTGTTATTGTGTCAATATTCTAAAACTTGtctttgtatttgattttattaattttaaatatttttaatctttttcatgatattttttagagataccatcaaataaaataaaatttatgtgtataaaaaaattatacatgatCTCACTTATTAGTAAACATTCATACAATACATGAAGGTTTTTATCtactaatatataattaagataaaagCAATCAATACGTGAAAACTCCAAACTCAGAGAAAATCACGATTATTGTCTAATGATAACAAGAGAATAAgacaatgaaatttttttatagcaCATAGACCAATCTCTCATGTTCTTTGATTCCAAATACATTCAGATGTTCTATAGTAAGAATTTAACTCAAATCTCACAACACTATAAAAAGAGTATAAGAAAagtcaaatacaaaattaaagtgTTTTTTACTAGGTTGTCTAAACATCATGGACCTTAAATCCATTATATAGTTATTATCACTTATTATCTATGCGACTTTTCAagatgtattattttaattaacctAACAATCTTTAtcatgattaaaataaatacatctTCCTTTTTTATCTCACTTGCCCACACCAACAATCATTCATACTCACTGTAAATAGTATACTCACTAAAATTAAACTATTCCAAAAATTTCCTTTCACTACAGAGATGAAACATCCTACATTAATATTAGTCGTTACATTATTCACTTGGAATTAAACCATTCCAAAAAAATTCTTTCACTACACACTTGTATAATCACCACACACCTTTCATTAATATTGTCAATGCTCGTGCTCTTTTCAACACCTTGTgtaatcaaaattatatcagcACATCTTTGACTTGAGTTTGCCACAAACCAAAATTAATCTTTCCATCAAATTTCTCTATGTCACCTTTGACAACAAATGTCATTGCAACTTCAACAACTAAGGATGATTCTCCAACAATAAGGAATTAATTTATTCTGGTAGAAAATAAGACCAAGCCACAACCACAAAACATACTAAGAATGTCCTGTTAAACCATAAGCTATGATACCACTCTAacggaaaaaaaaatcacaattgtTGTATGATGACAGCTAGAGAATGACattatgtgaaattttttaCAACACATAGACCACTCTCTCATGCCCTTTAATTccaaagtaaaaaattaaccaaaaccTTACAACACTATATTAAATAAAGCTTAACATATTTTTGATTAAGACATTTAAATTCTATGGACCTTAAGTCTAGTGCTATCAAAATAGGCTTCGATCCCACCTGGCTCGACTAGTCATGAGTTGGCCACTTAGTAAGTTAACCCAACACAACTCACTTATTAGTGAactgaaaaaattcaaaaccggctcgacccaccacaggttggtcggttaaacgggttgactcataaattcatttcattacaagttttttttttcaattaaaataaaataacataattttttgaattcaaatataaataaaagggtAAGAGTCTTAAGTTATATTTATGATCGATCAAACATAATAGTTCATTCTCACAAAGATATCAAAAAATCTTCACAACAAAATTTTTGATAGTTTCATAGCGATTAAAATGTTTCTGCATAAAAGTTGAGTTATTAAGTATAGATTTATAGATTATTTAGGTTGCCTAATTATTCTATACAAAACTAATTTCACGTGAGCCtccatttcaatattttataaaacctAATAAGAAtacttattagaaaaattaggtGGATTGATAAGCTAATTCAGCTTATAACATGTTAAACCCAGGTGAGTCGAGTTTAAAATTGACCtgtatcaaaatttcaaatttttttacaatCCAATTTGACCCAAATTCATAGTGGACTAGGATTAACTCACaagtttcaacccattttgacaacaccaCTTAAATCCATCATATAGCCACTATCACTCACTTCATTACGTATTCCATGTAACAtgaaactttttaatatatattattttcatcaatccaataaatatatatgtccaattttttttatacatataaaaaaattactgttattattatagttataaaaataaatataaatgatattataatttaaagaatcatataaattattatctCATCTTATTTCTAACATCATTTTCACCatcttctcaatttttttcctcGCTTCCTTTTCTCCTTATTCACCGTACCATTATTTTCCTTATCATACTTTGCCATCTTCCTTCATTACCATTTTTGTTTATAACCTCAACGGACACCAATAATGATGTGTCACCTAAAAAGGTAGAAAAATAAAGGATGTTGCTTTGTtagcacttttttttttaaaataattttattttaactttgttttattta harbors:
- the LOC108322479 gene encoding ubiquitin-conjugating enzyme E2 2 isoform X6 — protein: MNLLPPLSGFDFVGEKFPAFNLVMHTGLWLVSMSTPARKRLMRDFKRVQQDPPAGISGAPHENNIMLWNAVIFGPDDTPWDGGTFKLTLQFTEEYPNKPPVVRFVSQMFHPNIYADGSICLDILQNQWSPIYDVAAILTSIQSLLCDPNPNSPANSEAARMFSENKRDYNRRVRDIVEQSWSAD
- the LOC108322479 gene encoding ubiquitin-conjugating enzyme E2 2 isoform X7 translates to MSTPARKRLMRDFKRVQQDPPAGISGAPHENNIMLWNAVIFGPDDTPWDGGTFKLTLQFTEEYPNKPPVVRFVSQMFHPNIYADGSICLDILQNQWSPIYDVAAILTSIQSLLCDPNPNSPANSEAARMFSENKRDYNRRVRDIVEQSWSAD